In Methanosphaera sp. ISO3-F5, a genomic segment contains:
- a CDS encoding beta strand repeat-containing protein: MKTISKFLLFTLVLLLVGLGTVTAANNMSDMTSNVKNVPNDSITSDVIKDTSNNVIKDTTTKSSEETISHNKTIEKNNELKSNTKTARTTTVTSSTYNQYFNTKSTTSLIASGDTINLKGTFNNVDFTLDKSITLTSSDKSAKLYNCTVIVPKTGSGSKITYLTINNSAEETSGIILNDSSNLIIENNIVEVSGLNSYGLAANVNKSTIRFNSFETHKLDANTERTHTAVVLSCSYYNTFANNTVKSDGANCIYLSAYQAVGIKGGPSYYNNITGNKVQGANTGWSYTIQIFGTNNRVIENTVSGGYRGISTESADNTINNNDVNAYNVGIYAADNCNVQNNNIHVTDLATGITVGGENVKIIGNTIQTADGRAIEIQANNAAITDNTITSTENVGIHSKGAYSGVNIIHNTITTKREGILFEKQSNTKKVNNILVDRNTITSEAEYAINFLDAGAKTSADVNVTVSSSNVLTSSKGKGLTYAYLKPSNAGQGTNTDTNQVITITPENYSTYFTDETSNSNIKQNATIYLSGTFNNIKFSFNKKVHINGKSATINNGLITLTGEAHESTITDVTINNNNKQGTVHAIELFEVNNCKITNSKITNYATQESLGIFLFGANGNTITSNTITTTGDYLNNAILAYASDSNTINNNRITITQSNIPRGYDNYVMFNEKIGSIQEVLHNHGIILLYSSNNIIDKNTVTGTSQFKSYTAPSKDCQNSIVGIDIYFESNKNKVTGNTININSYSPFVYGMGVLGASWGKSITSSNSTDNIFENNDVTLKGGYFATGFIAGRNSANTQIKSNTFKIDVTKDSTSRGDYVYGITLENSTKSTINSNTITSTGSALYNIELFDSGNNIITNNKITGTGTHPCAIAGYRTSNNNIEGNILTLRKVNYGATSSAKHSDAIPYTDEGITLTSTSTNNIITKNTINTNATSTIKLGSETSNNKIIENSLLAKGTAGDKTVNNQASNTVSNNFIHFVNATVNPLSAKIGDTITITANIKSTTTDTKNLTAKFQLGTNNIGSSKISNGKATLKYQISNLYRPTTYQIKVTVSGNNFQNATATEKATFTKEPEKVTVKVAKVLKTIGSKAQLTANITTSNGGKISAGQAIFYLDNKKLSTVNVTLGKASYTYPISSNSKSGVHTIKVQYLGTNDYKTAQATNVLGIQTKTSITLASHTAKIGQAVNIKATIKTGTSKVSTGKALIYIGNKKIATATIKNGVINYKYTVPTTYNKTTYNLKIVYNGNNTQSQATKTSKIKMNGITPVFNYSTTSVTVGKTASLVLKVSNGKTGKNLYNAQNGSVTVKLNGKTLKDKNGKAITGNVKKGKLTLKFTAPEQLSGKQNITFTYKGNNKFAALTKTYKNGLNIKKITTKLTITKIKATKYGNKVVVTGKATDATGKVLKNVNVKVKINKKTVTVKTNAKGVYKYTATTNAVGTNTVLVTYAGNKKYAAKSVKTTFKVSKQNVKISIKKIANAKINKTATISGTLKDANGKVLKNTNIKIKINTKTVTVKTNSKGAYAYKYKVTVAGKHNVSVMFAGNKLYTAKTLKTSFKAA, encoded by the coding sequence ATGAAAACCATAAGTAAATTCTTGTTATTTACACTAGTTTTACTCTTGGTTGGTTTGGGAACAGTTACAGCCGCAAACAACATGTCAGACATGACAAGCAATGTAAAAAATGTTCCTAATGACAGTATTACATCTGATGTGATAAAAGACACATCAAATAATGTAATCAAAGATACCACTACAAAAAGTAGTGAGGAAACAATTAGCCATAATAAAACTATTGAAAAAAATAATGAGCTAAAAAGCAACACAAAAACTGCTCGTACAACAACAGTTACAAGCAGCACATACAACCAATATTTTAACACTAAATCTACAACAAGTTTAATCGCATCAGGAGACACAATAAATCTAAAAGGAACATTTAACAACGTAGATTTCACACTCGATAAATCAATTACACTAACAAGCTCTGATAAAAGTGCAAAACTATACAATTGTACAGTAATTGTTCCAAAAACAGGTAGTGGATCAAAAATAACATACCTAACAATCAACAACAGTGCAGAAGAAACATCAGGTATAATACTCAATGATTCAAGTAATCTAATCATAGAAAACAATATTGTAGAAGTAAGCGGACTAAACTCATACGGACTAGCAGCAAACGTAAATAAAAGTACAATAAGATTCAATTCATTCGAAACGCATAAACTTGATGCAAACACCGAACGAACACACACAGCAGTAGTGCTAAGCTGCTCCTACTACAATACATTCGCAAACAACACAGTAAAAAGTGACGGAGCAAACTGCATATACCTAAGCGCATACCAGGCAGTAGGAATTAAAGGAGGACCATCCTACTACAACAACATAACAGGAAACAAGGTACAAGGAGCAAACACAGGATGGAGTTACACAATACAAATATTCGGAACAAATAACAGAGTAATAGAAAACACAGTCAGTGGAGGATACCGTGGAATATCCACAGAAAGCGCAGACAACACAATAAACAATAATGACGTAAACGCATACAATGTAGGAATATACGCAGCAGACAACTGTAACGTACAAAACAATAATATCCACGTAACAGACCTTGCAACAGGTATTACAGTAGGTGGAGAAAACGTTAAAATAATTGGAAACACAATACAAACAGCTGATGGAAGAGCCATTGAAATACAAGCAAACAATGCCGCAATAACAGATAACACAATAACCTCAACAGAAAATGTGGGAATACACTCAAAAGGAGCATACAGTGGAGTAAACATCATCCATAACACAATCACAACCAAAAGAGAAGGAATCCTCTTCGAAAAACAATCAAACACCAAAAAAGTAAACAACATACTAGTAGACAGAAACACAATAACATCAGAAGCAGAATATGCAATAAACTTCCTCGACGCAGGAGCAAAAACATCAGCAGATGTAAACGTAACAGTTTCAAGCTCAAACGTGCTCACATCAAGCAAAGGAAAAGGATTAACCTACGCATACCTTAAACCATCAAACGCAGGACAAGGCACAAACACCGACACCAACCAGGTAATCACAATAACACCAGAAAACTACTCAACATACTTCACAGATGAAACAAGCAACTCCAACATAAAACAAAACGCAACAATATACTTATCAGGAACATTTAACAACATTAAATTCTCATTTAACAAAAAAGTACACATCAACGGTAAAAGTGCAACAATAAACAATGGACTAATCACACTAACAGGCGAAGCACACGAATCAACAATAACTGATGTAACAATAAACAACAACAATAAGCAAGGAACAGTTCATGCAATAGAATTGTTTGAAGTAAACAATTGTAAAATAACAAACTCCAAAATAACAAACTATGCAACACAGGAAAGTCTGGGAATATTCCTATTCGGAGCAAATGGTAACACCATAACATCTAACACAATAACAACCACTGGTGACTACCTGAACAATGCAATACTAGCATACGCTTCAGATTCTAATACAATCAACAATAACAGGATAACAATCACTCAAAGTAACATACCACGAGGATATGATAACTACGTTATGTTCAACGAAAAAATAGGATCCATACAAGAAGTACTTCACAACCATGGAATAATACTTCTTTACTCATCAAACAACATCATAGACAAAAACACAGTAACAGGAACATCACAATTCAAATCATACACAGCACCATCCAAGGACTGTCAAAACAGCATAGTAGGAATAGACATCTACTTCGAATCAAACAAAAACAAAGTAACAGGCAACACAATAAACATTAACAGTTACTCACCATTCGTTTATGGAATGGGAGTTCTCGGAGCATCATGGGGAAAATCAATAACATCCTCAAACTCAACAGACAACATATTTGAAAACAATGACGTAACACTAAAAGGAGGCTACTTTGCAACAGGATTCATAGCAGGAAGAAACAGTGCAAACACACAAATAAAATCAAACACATTCAAAATAGATGTTACAAAAGACTCCACAAGCAGGGGAGACTACGTCTATGGTATAACACTAGAAAACAGTACAAAATCAACGATTAACTCAAACACAATCACAAGCACAGGATCAGCATTATATAATATAGAACTATTCGATTCAGGAAACAACATAATAACCAATAATAAAATCACAGGAACTGGTACACACCCATGTGCAATAGCAGGATACAGAACATCAAACAACAACATAGAAGGAAACATACTAACACTAAGAAAAGTAAACTATGGAGCAACAAGCTCAGCAAAACACTCTGATGCAATACCATACACAGATGAAGGCATAACCTTAACCTCAACAAGCACTAACAATATAATAACAAAAAACACAATAAACACTAATGCAACATCAACAATAAAACTTGGAAGCGAAACATCAAACAATAAAATCATTGAAAATTCATTACTTGCAAAAGGCACAGCAGGTGACAAAACAGTTAATAATCAGGCATCAAACACAGTATCTAATAACTTCATACACTTTGTTAACGCAACAGTCAACCCATTAAGTGCAAAAATTGGTGACACAATAACCATAACAGCAAATATCAAATCAACTACAACAGACACTAAAAATTTAACCGCAAAATTCCAGTTAGGAACAAACAATATAGGATCATCAAAAATAAGTAATGGTAAAGCAACACTCAAATATCAAATATCAAACCTTTACAGGCCAACAACATATCAGATTAAGGTAACAGTAAGTGGTAACAACTTCCAGAATGCAACAGCTACAGAAAAAGCAACATTCACTAAAGAACCAGAAAAAGTAACGGTTAAAGTTGCAAAAGTACTTAAAACAATAGGATCTAAGGCACAATTAACAGCAAACATAACAACAAGCAATGGTGGAAAAATAAGTGCAGGACAAGCAATATTCTACCTGGACAACAAGAAGTTAAGCACTGTGAACGTGACACTAGGAAAAGCAAGCTACACTTATCCTATTAGCAGTAATAGTAAAAGTGGTGTTCACACAATAAAAGTACAATACCTTGGAACAAATGACTATAAAACAGCACAAGCAACAAACGTATTGGGAATACAAACTAAGACTAGTATCACACTAGCATCCCACACAGCAAAGATAGGACAAGCAGTTAACATTAAAGCAACAATAAAAACAGGAACAAGTAAAGTATCAACAGGTAAAGCACTAATTTATATAGGAAATAAGAAAATAGCAACAGCAACAATTAAAAACGGAGTTATTAACTATAAATATACAGTTCCAACCACTTATAACAAGACAACCTACAACCTTAAAATAGTCTACAATGGAAACAACACTCAGTCACAGGCAACTAAAACATCAAAAATTAAAATGAACGGTATCACACCAGTATTTAATTATTCAACAACAAGCGTAACTGTAGGAAAAACAGCATCATTAGTGCTTAAAGTAAGCAATGGCAAAACAGGCAAAAACTTGTATAATGCACAAAATGGTAGTGTAACAGTAAAACTTAATGGTAAAACACTTAAGGATAAGAATGGTAAAGCAATCACTGGTAATGTTAAAAAGGGTAAGTTAACCCTTAAATTCACTGCACCTGAACAGTTAAGTGGAAAACAGAATATTACATTCACATATAAAGGAAACAATAAATTTGCAGCTCTTACCAAAACATACAAAAATGGATTAAACATTAAGAAAATAACCACTAAATTAACCATTACAAAGATAAAGGCAACAAAGTATGGTAACAAGGTAGTGGTCACTGGAAAAGCTACAGATGCAACTGGTAAAGTACTTAAAAATGTTAATGTTAAAGTAAAAATTAACAAGAAAACTGTTACGGTAAAAACAAATGCTAAAGGAGTGTACAAGTATACTGCAACAACAAATGCTGTTGGAACAAACACTGTCCTGGTCACTTATGCTGGTAACAAGAAGTATGCCGCAAAAAGTGTTAAAACAACGTTCAAGGTTTCTAAGCAAAATGTTAAAATATCAATTAAGAAGATTGCTAATGCTAAGATTAACAAGACTGCAACAATTAGTGGAACATTGAAGGATGCTAACGGCAAAGTGTTAAAGAATACTAATATTAAAATAAAGATAAACACTAAGACAGTTACGGTTAAAACTAACAGTAAAGGAGCATATGCTTATAAGTATAAGGTAACTGTTGCTGGTAAACATAATGTTTCTGTCATGTTTGCAGGTAACAAGTTGTATACTGCTAAAACATTGAAAACATCCTTTAAAGCAGCTTAG
- a CDS encoding cobaltochelatase subunit CobN — protein sequence MNKKIISLCMILFILIICTTVNAKDITNSTNTTITSNKIDNSNIEQIEPTIKTDTNKNTNLTKNTLNKQEQLTQSTTNKKNIIKQTNKKLNIKTDTIQEVTNLNITGIVTTAYDKENNTYAADEEEGYTVQGAKITLYDNTGKVLKTTLSDTEGKYQFTNLTNGTYTVEFKYGTYEVTKEQINLRTRSLKANHIFVPDILIIAFSGDNNGNGQAEKIKYLKQMSDRVLFLESYELNNSYDKSGQWMINFANFILVDMYSIGNGFGIDVDLVADSPASHNNKIAYCFGLFDDSILQGTLGRWGWLGTNPHSVQNTYVGSYWQALSETNSTTIKTNMKNLLEYIRYLLGETKVDPTQNGRGPLLLSNSWGLYYPGYTGNVKLPSSNLIKTWIETNPGYNADGAGSLNWMIENYSQWNIENNNPAKILRNFEDWYTANKKLKSSFIIISTYYEGGAVVDALIKEYEKQGRAVFSLYKTTSEDPDMTALLEIAGNKSVLKRGVSAVSYMYWWTTGYAQRGGNYTINAYKNLNVSLIDALKDISKFSYESEYGPQNEWTAAVTMPELEGVFGAIPVSYVNDNKETVIIPEGVAKHVQITNGWAKLRDLNNSDKKISILVYGYPPGKANIGASYLDVFQSIHDLLGKLYDEGYNIGMNKSEIPTTDEINAIISDFGNKGLWAEGLLDEYVIKNYDELTNNGQLVAKATYNKWYKALPKQLQQDLTDYWGAQLGNGSMIYREKVAVNIKDLKSWLNNLTGNYKDQFEHYWDINTRKIVISKNSKTMVLNKTNFYLWLYDLPANLQKVFSKHGGSGLLNETPYKNQGYFLIPGKRFGNIFLSVQPVRGWESQIDFHNSYLPPPQQYVAYYKYLSQIFKTNAIIHMGTHGTLEWLPGRNLGLQSSDWPFQLIDTPIIYPYIVSNPGEGMVAKERSFAQVITHITPITSVSSLYGDYAELKDAISKYDSNKNTGVTENLEYYKEYILNITQSLGYDEPDYVTVQKYVDDYLIAVNNNNNKSINKARSALIQKATILNFNKPAAGKFDAWLKKLQKYLSSEEAFEEWLAIIHANLEALETDKINSGMHTLGRIWNDSEMITGVSSIVSSRTDVLNNIMNIIYPEITQSYYDKIKQRSFNSQKEIIQGVLTSMVTNIVEGESVKSVAESYGVFNESAPLYEDLLFIEETINDILNNHEWESILSALSGGYVEPALSADPLYSDVLPTGGAMYTSDSTKIPSKSAWQSAKNSVDQVLIKYMVDLGEESYPELVGEVIWGTEILRTEGISIAQFLYLLGVQPTWDKTGTVTGIEVIPLENLTLTIDGTVYNRPRIDVFATMVCNNPDWISLLTDSVSLVNSLKESVKDNYVKKHYKESGSLERLFGLPGAILEGTGVADLLNNAGTKLSEADGISTELASVYESRIGHSWNVDDSGNIVVKDDGKSFSYLLEHMDLIIQDLDSTWRYLDSDDYLDWFGGLLNAANVHGNIVNTVLLDIRDKNNVVTSTLGEEVKKETRTTILNPQWLNDITTEVGGWNQMSMNFENLMKTMLTTQEYKENQAGKAVLDTSTGNNAGIIGDGLLGELAELVTYSDYFTIDAQYKSYSFQSMAGWLLTSDMAGFWKTENVALRKDMLQKYVDNANRYGVACCHHTCGNINFHEWIIKTGSSLGVKGLSEYSEIYASATKNPDAIYADPSNPDATISTDGSANGVVDVSEGISEYLNDGATSEANAMAMAAAGATGLSDTSNNNGNSMTMAKVNNGGKGSGNSGNSQGSSDVGTNTGTGNGTDNAAEGGGSGNGEGSGNGQPVQDATTDANSQVSQNGTDTSSDAGDNSQSESQTATEVTVNDVSSNQGSSAGGESGDSAGAASVYELVKKSVGKPPSPQSEIAFGYLMFIVVILVIFFVGFTKPNIKR from the coding sequence GTGAATAAAAAAATTATTTCATTATGTATGATACTCTTTATTTTGATAATCTGTACAACTGTAAATGCAAAAGACATAACCAACAGCACGAATACAACAATAACCAGTAACAAAATTGATAATTCAAATATAGAACAAATAGAACCAACAATTAAAACGGACACAAACAAAAACACAAACCTTACCAAGAACACGTTAAATAAGCAAGAACAGTTGACACAGTCAACAACTAACAAAAAGAACATAATTAAGCAAACCAATAAGAAGCTTAATATTAAAACAGACACAATCCAAGAAGTCACAAACCTCAACATCACAGGAATAGTGACAACAGCATATGACAAAGAAAACAACACATATGCTGCAGATGAAGAAGAAGGATACACAGTCCAAGGAGCTAAAATAACATTATATGATAACACTGGAAAAGTACTTAAAACTACTTTATCAGATACAGAAGGAAAATATCAGTTCACAAACCTCACAAACGGAACATACACCGTAGAATTCAAATACGGCACATATGAAGTAACAAAGGAACAGATAAACCTAAGAACAAGATCACTAAAAGCTAACCATATCTTCGTCCCAGACATACTAATCATAGCATTCTCTGGAGACAACAACGGAAATGGACAAGCAGAAAAAATAAAATACCTAAAACAAATGAGTGACAGAGTTCTCTTCCTGGAAAGTTATGAATTAAACAATTCATACGACAAATCCGGACAATGGATGATAAACTTTGCAAACTTCATACTAGTAGACATGTACTCCATAGGAAACGGTTTCGGAATAGATGTAGACCTGGTAGCTGATTCACCAGCATCACATAACAACAAAATAGCATACTGTTTTGGACTATTTGATGACTCCATACTACAAGGTACATTAGGACGATGGGGATGGCTAGGAACAAACCCACACTCCGTACAAAACACTTATGTAGGTTCATACTGGCAGGCACTGTCCGAGACAAACTCCACGACAATAAAAACCAATATGAAAAACTTACTAGAATACATAAGATACCTACTGGGAGAAACAAAAGTAGACCCAACACAAAACGGTAGAGGACCATTACTTCTTTCAAACTCATGGGGTTTATACTATCCTGGATACACAGGCAATGTAAAACTACCAAGCTCAAACCTGATAAAAACATGGATTGAAACAAATCCAGGATACAATGCAGACGGAGCAGGTAGTTTAAACTGGATGATAGAAAATTATTCCCAATGGAATATAGAAAACAATAATCCAGCAAAAATATTAAGAAACTTTGAAGATTGGTACACAGCTAATAAAAAATTAAAAAGTTCTTTTATCATAATATCTACCTACTATGAAGGTGGAGCAGTAGTTGATGCATTAATAAAAGAATATGAAAAACAAGGCAGAGCAGTATTCAGTCTCTACAAAACCACATCCGAAGATCCTGATATGACAGCATTACTTGAAATTGCTGGAAACAAATCAGTTCTAAAACGGGGTGTTTCAGCAGTAAGTTACATGTACTGGTGGACAACAGGTTATGCTCAGAGAGGTGGAAACTACACTATAAATGCTTATAAAAACTTGAACGTATCATTAATCGATGCATTAAAAGATATAAGTAAATTCAGTTACGAAAGTGAATACGGTCCACAAAATGAATGGACAGCCGCAGTAACAATGCCTGAACTTGAAGGAGTTTTCGGTGCAATACCAGTATCCTATGTTAATGACAACAAGGAAACAGTAATAATTCCTGAAGGAGTTGCAAAACATGTGCAGATAACCAATGGATGGGCAAAACTTAGGGATTTAAACAATTCAGATAAGAAAATATCCATCCTCGTGTATGGTTATCCTCCTGGAAAGGCAAACATCGGGGCATCATACCTCGACGTGTTCCAGAGTATACATGATTTACTTGGAAAGTTATATGACGAAGGATACAACATAGGCATGAACAAAAGTGAAATTCCAACAACAGATGAGATAAATGCCATAATATCCGATTTTGGTAACAAGGGATTATGGGCAGAAGGATTACTTGATGAATATGTAATCAAAAACTATGATGAACTAACCAATAACGGACAACTAGTGGCAAAGGCAACATATAACAAGTGGTACAAAGCACTTCCAAAACAATTACAACAAGATTTAACAGATTATTGGGGTGCACAATTAGGTAATGGTTCAATGATTTACCGCGAAAAAGTAGCAGTAAACATTAAAGACCTGAAAAGCTGGTTAAACAATTTAACCGGAAACTATAAAGACCAATTTGAACATTACTGGGATATCAATACAAGAAAGATTGTAATATCCAAGAACTCAAAAACAATGGTCTTAAATAAAACCAATTTCTACTTGTGGCTATATGATTTACCTGCAAACCTCCAGAAAGTATTTAGTAAACATGGCGGTTCAGGATTATTAAACGAAACACCATACAAGAATCAGGGTTACTTCCTCATTCCCGGAAAACGTTTCGGTAACATTTTCCTAAGCGTACAGCCAGTAAGAGGTTGGGAATCACAGATTGATTTCCACAATTCCTACCTGCCACCACCACAACAGTACGTGGCATATTACAAGTATCTTAGTCAGATATTTAAAACAAACGCTATAATACACATGGGAACTCACGGAACATTAGAATGGTTACCTGGAAGAAATCTTGGATTACAATCATCAGATTGGCCGTTCCAATTAATTGATACTCCAATCATATACCCATATATTGTATCAAACCCTGGAGAAGGAATGGTAGCTAAGGAAAGAAGTTTTGCACAAGTTATAACACACATAACACCAATAACTTCAGTTTCCTCATTATATGGAGATTATGCGGAACTTAAGGATGCAATATCCAAGTATGATTCAAACAAGAATACAGGTGTAACAGAAAACCTTGAATACTACAAGGAGTATATTCTAAACATAACACAAAGCTTAGGATATGATGAACCAGACTATGTGACTGTCCAAAAATATGTTGATGATTACCTCATAGCAGTAAACAATAACAATAATAAAAGTATTAACAAAGCTAGATCAGCATTAATACAAAAAGCTACTATACTAAATTTCAACAAACCAGCAGCAGGTAAATTTGATGCATGGCTAAAAAAACTACAAAAATATCTTAGCAGTGAAGAAGCCTTCGAAGAATGGCTGGCAATAATCCATGCAAACCTCGAAGCACTCGAAACTGATAAAATCAATTCAGGTATGCATACACTTGGAAGAATCTGGAACGATTCAGAGATGATAACAGGAGTATCCTCCATCGTATCATCAAGAACAGATGTGCTTAATAATATAATGAACATAATATATCCAGAAATAACACAAAGTTATTATGATAAGATTAAGCAGAGATCCTTCAATTCACAAAAAGAAATTATCCAGGGAGTACTAACTTCAATGGTAACAAACATTGTGGAAGGAGAAAGTGTTAAAAGTGTAGCAGAAAGCTATGGTGTATTCAATGAATCAGCACCATTATATGAGGACCTGCTATTTATTGAGGAAACAATAAATGATATTCTCAATAACCATGAATGGGAATCCATCCTATCAGCCCTAAGTGGAGGATACGTGGAACCAGCATTATCTGCAGACCCATTATACTCGGATGTTCTTCCAACAGGTGGAGCAATGTACACTAGTGATTCAACAAAAATACCTAGTAAAAGTGCATGGCAATCAGCAAAAAATTCAGTCGACCAAGTATTAATAAAATACATGGTAGACCTTGGTGAAGAATCATATCCTGAACTAGTCGGAGAAGTAATCTGGGGTACTGAAATTCTACGTACAGAAGGAATAAGTATAGCACAATTCCTATACCTACTCGGAGTACAGCCAACCTGGGATAAGACAGGTACGGTAACAGGAATAGAAGTAATACCACTAGAAAACTTAACACTAACAATCGATGGAACAGTATATAACAGGCCAAGAATTGACGTATTTGCAACAATGGTATGTAATAATCCTGACTGGATATCATTACTCACTGACTCAGTAAGCCTAGTTAATTCACTAAAGGAATCAGTTAAAGATAATTATGTTAAAAAACATTACAAGGAATCAGGTTCATTAGAAAGATTATTTGGTTTGCCTGGAGCAATACTTGAAGGAACTGGAGTAGCAGACCTGTTAAATAATGCAGGTACAAAGCTCAGCGAGGCAGATGGTATATCAACAGAACTGGCAAGCGTATACGAATCAAGGATAGGTCACTCATGGAATGTGGATGACAGTGGTAACATAGTAGTGAAAGATGATGGAAAATCATTCTCATACCTGCTTGAACACATGGACCTAATAATCCAGGACCTTGACAGTACATGGAGATACCTTGACTCAGACGATTATCTTGACTGGTTTGGTGGACTTTTAAATGCAGCAAACGTACATGGAAACATAGTTAACACTGTTCTATTAGATATTCGTGATAAAAATAATGTAGTTACAAGCACATTAGGTGAAGAAGTAAAAAAAGAGACAAGAACAACAATACTAAACCCTCAATGGTTAAATGATATTACAACTGAAGTTGGTGGATGGAACCAAATGTCAATGAACTTTGAAAACTTGATGAAAACCATGCTAACAACACAGGAGTACAAAGAAAACCAGGCAGGAAAAGCAGTTCTTGACACAAGCACAGGAAACAATGCAGGTATTATTGGAGACGGTTTACTAGGAGAACTAGCAGAATTAGTCACATACAGTGATTACTTCACAATAGACGCTCAATATAAATCATACTCATTCCAATCAATGGCTGGATGGCTACTTACAAGTGACATGGCAGGCTTCTGGAAAACAGAAAATGTAGCACTTAGAAAAGACATGCTGCAGAAGTATGTTGACAATGCAAACCGTTACGGAGTAGCATGTTGTCACCACACATGTGGAAACATTAACTTCCACGAATGGATCATAAAAACAGGTTCATCACTGGGAGTTAAAGGATTATCAGAGTACTCAGAAATATATGCATCAGCAACCAAAAATCCCGATGCAATATATGCAGACCCTTCAAACCCGGATGCAACAATCAGTACTGATGGTTCAGCAAATGGTGTTGTAGATGTAAGTGAAGGTATAAGTGAATACTTGAATGATGGGGCAACCAGTGAAGCAAATGCAATGGCAATGGCCGCAGCAGGAGCAACTGGTCTATCAGACACATCAAACAATAACGGTAATTCAATGACAATGGCAAAAGTAAACAATGGTGGAAAAGGTTCCGGTAACTCTGGAAACAGTCAAGGTTCTAGTGATGTTGGAACAAACACAGGAACAGGTAACGGTACAGATAATGCAGCAGAAGGTGGAGGATCAGGTAATGGTGAAGGTTCAGGTAATGGACAGCCAGTACAGGATGCAACTACTGATGCAAACTCACAGGTAAGCCAGAACGGTACTGACACATCATCTGATGCAGGTGATAACAGTCAATCAGAATCACAAACTGCTACTGAAGTAACAGTTAATGATGTAAGTAGTAATCAAGGTTCAAGTGCTGGTGGAGAATCAGGTGATAGTGCCGGTGCAGCCTCAGTATATGAACTTGTTAAGAAGAGTGTTGGAAAACCACCATCACCTCAATCTGAGATAGCCTTTGGTTACTTGATGTTCATTGTTGTAATACTTGTAATATTCTTTGTCGGATTTACAAAGCCTAATATAAAACGATAA